A window of Solanum stenotomum isolate F172 chromosome 9, ASM1918654v1, whole genome shotgun sequence genomic DNA:
TTCTCGTTTTCAAGTATATTTCTTGTCAAAACTAAGTTGTTCAGACAGGTGCGGGTGTCTGATACGGGTGTGGATCTAGAGATCGGATCCTTCGTgatctaaattttaagattcgaGGGGACGGATCCAAGCACGGATACGGTGCGGGAAATTCAGCTTTAAAAAATccaaatatctaaaaatagagttatgCGTCTAAATTATGAGGCATAGGTAAAACTCACAAGGTATTCCGAGATCAAGAGGAAATcccaaggagaaaaaagaaaaagaaatgacattGAAATTGCTACATACAAGTTATTccactttcttaaatttcaccTTAGCTTTGTTTTGATTATAGAAATCATAAGTATTTGTCCCGGATTTCTCCatcgattttggtcaaagtacccaaagTCAATTGATCAAATCCGGTACGGATCCCACACCCACGTCGTCTTGACATGGGTGCGGCACCAAAACTGAAGAGTCTCTGGGTTCAGTTGAACCTATTGTACGAAGGTTGCATCCACCTCTACTTGCAGGCATTACATTAGCCCCCAAATTAGAGATGGTGAGATTATAATCTTGTCTCTTACAACACGATTCATTCAATTTTCTAATCAATGGGCACCGATTAAAAGCAGCAAAACGAGAAAGATGTGTAATTTACCAGTTTACTAGCAGTAGTGGCACTCTCATTCGAGCTGGGAGCTTCCACAAGAGCCAGTTCCCAGCCTGAAGTTCCATTAGTAAGATTTGAACCAGTTGAAGTTGGTGGGTAGGTAGAGCCTGTGATAGCACCAAGAGTCAGAATATCCATCTTGGGGACGAGGGCTTGGGTGAGTTGCGAACATTTCTAGGTATCTGGTGCTATTGAGTTTGAAACACTTACCAACTGGTATGATAGCTAAAGCCAAGGAATTCTTCTCATCTAGTTCTGCAGCAGCCGGAGAAGGATCGTCCATAGACTACAGACAACAAATATAAGGCTTCAAATATCCAATCATAGAGTTAAATACAATAAGGCTACAGATGAGATGTGTCTTGAAACTATTACCAAAAGATCAGCAGGTTCTGCTGGAGGAGCTTCCGTTTTAACAGGTTCCGGCTTTGGTTCAGGTTCCTTTTCAGGTTCAGGTGGAGGGGGAGAACGAGAGCCAGCATCTTTGACCTCTGGGTCCTTTTTGTACTCAATAGCTAAAATAACTTTGGGTTCCTGGATGTCGAAACAAGTTGcattaaaatttcaaatctaaTTGGAGTAAAACACACTTGTtcatatcaaattcaaatctaaTGGCTACcattatcaaaaaagtatttttgcaTGCTTGGAGAGCTTCTCATATGAAGGGGCttgttaaatattattaaataaataaaagtatgtCATCTATTCATTTAATAGCTCCATCCAGAGATAATTGACGTTTTATCAAGGTGTGAGGAGATTTCTTACCGAATCTTTCCGCACTGTAGAAGCTCGTGGTGCATCTCTCACATACTCCTCCATAGCTTGTAAAAATGATGCAGGGGGCTTGATTATAAATAGAACATAAAAAGGATTAGAGAGACATTTACAATGGCGATTAGAAAAGATTGCATATATTTCCCAGAAAAGTTATCTCATACCTGctcaattttaataaatttctgGCCACGTCCCGCGtcaatatttttacatatttcgTAAAACTCTGAAAGTGCTTCAGCCTAAAAATAAATGGAGATGCATCAGGGAATGTATCTAAATTCCTAAAGCAACAGTCTCTCGACTGTTATGATGTATTAACTGGCGTTGCAAATAATGTGTCAGGATGATACCTGCTGACCAGCCCTGCGGTATATGTCCAGAGACCTAAGAGCATCATTCCGTTGCATCTCAAAGAACTGTTGAGAAAATAACTCAGTtaaccttaattaattattactgAGGAGAAATAAGACTATCTATAATATAGCCAAAAGAAAAGCCTAACCTTGTCAACTAAATTAACTGTACCATCACTGATAGCATTGTAGATTTTAATGCTTTCTGTAGCGAcctatcaaaataataataagctATCAGACAGTGAGAAAATAAAACACGCAAATCGTTTCTAATAAATCTTTGAAGAACAGATTACTTACCATTGAAAGTGCTAACTGAATCACAAAATTGTGAGCAGATGCCCCTTGTGGCTGCATGAAAGTTTCATGATCATAAATTTGAGCACAAAAGCATATGCCATCTGAATAAAGGACATATTGTCAATGTAGCAACTATATTGAACTGATTATGAAGATAAACGTACCTGACAGCCATTAATACGATACAGAAGTTGTTGTAAGGCTGGTAACTGTTCAAGCAATTCCGGCGTGTCCAAATCTTTAGTTCTCTGCATTAAAAAACACAAGGGAATTCCAACATTTAATGTTACACCTAAAGATAAGAAGATTGATAAGGAAAGTAAGCGGGTCCTTGCAATATAATAACAATTGTtgcacaaaaacaaaataatatccACACACAAAGGTGTCGCCAAGAGGATGGCCTAGTATGGGAGTAACAAACTGAAGATCCCAAGTTTGAATCCCTACTGAAACACTTGGTGCGGCTGTTCCAACCTTGGAAGGAGAATAACCTTAGCAACCTGACTTGTGGGCTAGACAAGGGTATCCGGTCGATTCGTAGAGGGGCACATAAGTTGGCCTGAACAACCGATATATTACACATgcacaaacacacacacatatatgcAACAGAACTCCTTTAAACTAACTATTGGAAGAGATTAAAAAGAGTGTTTCTCTCACCGGCCGATCCGTCTCCACATCATAATTCAGAACTCGAAAACATTCCAGCCTCTCCTCAAGGAACAAGGCATATGAACGCACCCAAGCAGAGTAATCCCATGCTGCAGAGTTCATCAGAGCAATTATCAATATTGAAGGAGATCACTATGGTCAACTTCCTGTAAGCAAGAAAAAAGGTTGATAATATGCATACCATTTGGACTAGAGTCATCTTTGAAATGAGCCATGTTAAGCATGCGATTTCTGCTGCGGCCATAGTTAATAAGTTCCTCATGGAATGTGGGGTCCACCTCTCTTAAAGCACGGTGAATGACAATCAATGTTTTTAGAGCAACCTGTGAACCGACGACAGTGAAAAATGAATCAGTTAACGGGGGCGAATTTGGAATGTAATTTTATGGTGCACGTGAACCTATAGTCTTTCCACAAAACTAGGTactttatgtatatattttctaaaattgatctaaTATTATCTGTTGGCACCTATGCTACAAAAAGGCTTAATGGTGCACTTAGTTGGAAGCTAAGTTATTCACCTAAAGGACTAAGGATTAATTCCCACTTTAAGCATTTTTTCCTCCTTTCTTTAAAAGTACACCATGTTCTAGAAATCCTAGATTTGCCTCGGCCAGTAAAGGTGCTTTATGCGTCACCTGTGGAGAGGATATAAGTGATGATTATCAGGAAATCAAGGTTACTTGAAGCGCAATCAGTTTCTATGTTTGACGCGTTAATGTGAAACCAAGATAATGAAAACAAAGCAAAATGAGTCTTAAAACATTCAAACTAACACTTGATTATCAacattaggtcttaggcctaactcacacctcaAAAGcgagctcaaagggaggaggattgcccaagccttataaggagtctacccatctcattaaccaccaatgtgggacatttgtcattctttaacagtTTTCACCAATGAAATTAAGGTCAGTGGCTATGATGTGTCAGTAGACCAAAATAGCTAAGTACACAGCACAAAAACTGTTGTCTATTTGTCTCATATTATGCTCAACATAAGCTCCTAATATATTGGATCTCAACATGAACAAGAGGGAGACAATAGAGATCTTCATGGGGTCTCCATAGGACCTTAGTCACATCAATGTTCTTTGAATAGTGATGCTGTGCTGTAATTGTAAGTCGTCGTATACTTTAGAAACTTCACCCTGGACCTTAGTCATGTCAATGTCTCTCAAAGTAGCTCCTTCAGATGTAAAACAACTCTAAAGGGCTAAAGTTCACCAACTTGAGtttctcttccttttctttttttaatttataccaCCTTGATGCCCCAACTTGGGTTACACCAATTTGAGTTCATTTGAAACTTAGACCAACAGTCTACCATGATGGTGCCTTAGACCAACCAAGATTCTACAATAATAGCTCTCAGCTATATGGCAGTTAAAACGTGATCAACTTCTATAAAAGCCAGTTACCAGCTGAAGTTCTGGTAATCAAATGACATACAAgaaaaaagtactaaatcaaAAAGTGAGAACCTATGTTGCACAGAATCTTCAAAATCCTTGCCACACCCATGTCGACACGAAATGGGTGTGTGTGGGATCCACCGGATTTGGTCAATTTGTCTTGGGTGCTTTGACTACATCTATGACCGGAAGTATAGATTGATTGggtatttgatttgattttgtaggCCTAGGTTTACACATATGGTTAAACGAAGTATGAGACTGCTATGCTATTTCACAAGGTATcctatgaataaaatatcaggtattgataaaaaaaagaaaattattagcTTTAGTTCAATACCAcctttaattaatcaaaataaatactttatATGTCACAATATACATTTATTGATTGTATCAGTACCAGTATCCACTCGGATCTATACCACCGCAAAAGTTAAGTGATGAAGATTCCAACCTCTAGATTCGCACCCATATCTACCGGCacccgagtccgagcaacataggtgaGAACCATCTCATGATCCACAAAGTTGCATTACTGCTGGCGTTGCTCGATTGTGACATGGATACAGTAATGCTGCAAGATCAATGCTAGGATCTTAGACTGATAGACCCCTTTGGGTCCCTTCTGAACAAAGGAGAGAAAATTTTTACGTTTTCCTTAAGAACAATGGACTGACAGCCCAACCATAGATGAAGTATACCTTTAGCTTTGTGGTCTAGCCCAATGGGATAGTGCGTACTAATCCTAGCTCACCCAACCATTAAAATAGAAAGCAATTATTCTTAAAGGGAAGTTGTTGCTCTGAACGTGGTACTTATGTGGATCTTTTTCACTTCAGTCCAACAATGGAAACCTGAAAGCTAATGAAACTGGGGACTGATACCCCATTCAATGTATTCAATTTTTGGCTTGCATAATTTGGCACAATTAATGTAATAACATGGCATTTCTGGGACCGTAACTCAGTTAGCCAAAATAGCAAGCTTACAGGCTTGGCAACTACACAAAAATTACCTCCCATTTTATGACCCCTCACAAAATAAGACAGAGAAGAAACATCAATTGAATAGCTATCTTGAAGTGTTCACAAATAAAGCCGTCTGAGAATGTTAACTCAGAAATTAGAGAAACCATCCTATCCGTGAAGAATGTGAACGTAGTTGgtctttattaaaaataatgcaAAGCTAGTTAAAATTATAAAGAGCAAAAGGCAATAGATGAGTAgtgaaaaataaacaaaatcgAAACTCTTACCCAAAGgaaggattttattttttttacccctcCCTAGGAACTCCACTTTCTTGCTCTTGACTCGAACATATAACCTTAAGGTTGGAGGTGGAGGGTGCTTACCAGCTGAGCAATGCCCTCTTGTCATTAAAGAAGGATAAAACGAGGgatttaatattcttttacaTTAACGGAAGGATTGCTCGAGGGATTCAATTAACTTTCCAGGAAGAACATAGTGAGTTTGGTTTTTCCAAAACCAAAAAAGAAGAGTTATTTTTTCGTGACACTGGGATGAGAGTTCCATAGCACCCCctaatttttcatgttcaccGTTAGAATCTTAATGGTAATGTGTGCTTGTGGAAAAGAAGAAACGCTAAACTAAGAGATCTTTGCCAAATCAGCATTTCGAGAACTAATATTGTTTGATAGGTATGGGACAAACTTCTCAAGAATTTACCTTTCATGAAAAGGTGCTACTGAATCGAATTCATTACGCTTCTCAGGTATAGAAACTATAAGCAGTATGAGGCAATATATCAGCTAGGTAAAGTTAACAAAATGAATACTCTCTCTTCCCTTAATGGAGGAATTGTTTGAGAGATTAAACTTGTTTTCCCTAAAAAAcctaattatatttaattttcagGACTTGTGGGGTGAATAGTAGTTCACAGGGCCCCCTTGTTTCTACGTCGACCTTTAGAATCTTTATGGTAAATTTTCTTTGATTGTAAATAAGAAACAACAATAAAACTAATAGGACTTTCCCAAATCAGTGTTTCGAGAACTACTAGGATTGATTGGTAAAGAAAATGCTTCTCTTAAATTTATCTTTCATGACAAAGATGCTACAGAATTGAATTTATTGTTCATACCGCCCAATTATGTGTCTTTGACAACCTTCTCGCAAGAGCATGAATGCAGTATGCAACATCAGCTCGAGGTCTGGTAGCCGAGATGGCAGAAAAAATGGCTGAAATTGAGAATCGAACAATTCTATCAAGTCCCATTCTGAATGCAATTTATTGCTATAATACGGCAAGTTACATCTCTGTAACACAACGGTCTGATGCTTACCTCTTATGTACTTCTCCTTTGCTGGATGTTCAACATGATTTGTTGCCTTAACTATAGCAATATCCAATTCCTGAAGAACGTTAAGAAAACAGGTATCAGGAGAGAACTCAAAATGGACGTAGAATGAGAACATGTAACAAAACTGAATATCATTACCTTATAGCTACTATTAATTTTAGCTAAACTGACAGTGGTAGTATCCTTGAGTGATCCAAGGGTTTTTCTTAAGCTGTTCTGCGTACCTCCTCCCGACATTTCTCTCTTCACAGCTTCCTGCAGGCAGTGGTGGCTATAATAATCAGCCTACATCAATGAACTCAAATGTACCATAATGAAACATTTCTCCAATCAtctactccctctgtttcaaattgtttgtcttttttaatctgtttcaaaaagaatgccACTTATCCTTTTTGGCAACTCTTTATTTCCATCTTTCCACATGGCATGTTCAAAACAacaagattaaaagacattttggtacattcaacatatctttaatttaagaacacataattcaaaagtcttccttttctttctttaaactCTATGTCAAATCAAAACCAGACAATCAAATTGAGACGGAGTATGATATAACTCCACAAGAAGTGACAGCATGCTATCCTCTAACGTATCAGATAAGAACCAATTTGAATCCAACACGCTATATCCAAGTCAAATCATCTACATGGTATTCCTTTCACCAGAAGATTCAAACACCATATATCCAAGTCAGTCTAATTTTGGTGAATCTAAATTAAAaatccaagaattgaaagaaaattttgCTCATCATATCTAAAACATAAGAGACCTAGTGAAGTCACAAAGTCACTTGAATTGATCTCTAAAACTTTCTGTAGGTGAAATTCTATCCCAAGAAACAAACGCAAAGTTATGCACCTAGGGATCATCTAATAAGCTCAAGAAGAACAGAACATCGGAAACAACAAAAACATTTTAGTCACCACCATCAAAATTTAGAACCAACAAAAGAATTTATTCCAAGAACCCACAAAGAATCAGGCTGCACATTGACTCAAACACTTCATAATCAAAGATCCAACAAACCCAAAATTCAATCTTTACAAATTTATACCTCTAATGTTCAGCTCAACCAAAAATCCCACTACCAAAAAAAAGGCCAAAAGGGTATCTTcttacaaacaaataaaaataagaaggcTAGTCTGTAACACTTCATAATTAAAGATCCAAGAAACCCAAAATTCAATCTTTACACATTCATACCTCAAATGTTCaactcaaccaaaaaaaaaaccacaacCAGAAAGGCCAAAAGGGTATATTcatacaaacaaataaaattcaaaaggcTAGTCTGAAACACAACTTCATAATCAAAGATCCAACACactaaaaattcaatctttacaCATTGATACTTCAAATGCTCAGCTCAACCAGAAAGGCCAAAAGGGTATCATcatacaaacaaataaaattcaaaaggcTAGTCTGAAACACAACTTCGTAATCAAAGATCCAACACACTAAAAATTCAACCTTTACACATTAATACCTCAAATGTTCAACTCAACCAAAAAGGTATCTTCTTACAAACAAATGACAATCAAAAGACTAGTCTGAAACACAACTTCATAATCAAAGATCCAAGAAACCCAAAATTCAATCTTTACACATTCATACCTCAAATGTTCAGCTCAACCAACAATCCCACAACCAAGAAAGCCAAAAGGGTATCTTCCTATGaacaaaaaagaatcaaaacaaCAGGTTTTAAAAGTTGAAACTCAAGTGAAGCTGAAGAATTTCAGAGAGAAATTTGAGGAGAAAGGCAAAAAGGGCTAGAAGGGTATGGACTCAGAGGGTGTGGGGAGTCTTTTTTGGTGGCCTGCAGAGAAGAAAAGTCTCCAACAATGAATTTGTTTTGGTTGGCGGTCGGCGTCAATtaccatttattttttttattattattataattatatatatgcattttaggagtattaaattttgtatatccACATCTATACGCTgccttcttttctctttttttgtttggtttatTTATACCGTATATATATGTAGTACTAATTACTGTATTCTCTATATATTCTTTActctctttttctattttttttattcagtgCATTGAAGTCTGgttaattgaaattaaaatcttcaattaagatataatattatattctttgATGTTATATTCTTTATTAGAATGAGCATTTAATAATCATAGTTTTGAATAAAattactaatataaatattagtttCTTCATATAGGGTTGGGTcaaaaaaatttagttattaGAGTTTcgaatttaaaaatgaaaagaaaaggtcAAGATGATTCACTTAATCAAGTTAAAATACTGAATGTCACCgataatttgattgaaaaaaaagtttgtgCTCACCTTTTTCCTCGTCATTTTTTTCTCTTcgcaattttaaaaatcaagattttactcaaatattttatgttcaaaatttatttatcccattaatttaaagattttctgaatttttttttttttgtgtgatttgaATTTGACACTACACAACCATCTCATTGTATGTTTTAGTGATGAAAAATTTGCTAAGGTGTTTAGAGCaaaaacttattttaattaaatctacAAATATAAAGTCCGTGTTATTATCtttatatatacttaattttAATAGTTAATTATAACTAAGTCAATTATGTTACATACGTTagttctttaatttcttattttgttcTTATAACAGTTCTATATCTTGTTTGTAAAAATATAGAGAATTAcgcaatttaattaatatttaaattaaacacTTTATTGTTTTTAATCGAGAAGGCAAAGAGAGAATAATTTTAACTCACTTCAATTTATATGTTTCTCATtaaattatatcaataaaatttcgTGTAAACAGTAAATACAactaaaacataaatttttaattagtgTTTTTTGGATAACTCcaatttgtaattttgtatgtaatttcaatttatatttatggtCAGACATAActtaaatttcaaatacaaattttcattttgaaaatatttatagaACAACGTGAACTTATTCTAAATTACTTATAACGATAagatgatatattttttcatgcaTTATTTTCCTGATGAATTTTTTAGTTGGGTTTACTTTTTGTATAAGCGTGAACAATATTTACAATGCGGATTTTATTGTCGGCTCCTCCCTTTCTAGTTtgcatatattttattcttaattgtctTTTTTGACTTATGCATGCTAGcgtttgaataaattttaaatacatcATTTTTATATAAAGAAAGTTATTGTGAATGACTAGTATGTAAGATGGTGAAACTCTGATATAATCTTACACATGCAAGGACAGtcctttaaataaattattgccTTTAACGAGATTTTATTTAGCTTATCAAACTTCCTCttcttcaccaaaaaaaataatttgataagtAAGATCTTTGATTAATGTACTTGAATAAGGTTAATCAATAGCAATTGCTTGGAACGTTCTCTCTACCTTAATCAAATTGTCGATTCCTAGTTTggatactattttttttaaagtactCATAATTTTCATGACCAAACACCTATTAAATATTTGTCaccctaaaaaataaatttaaaaaatcctttaagcccaaaaaaaattcttaaaaaatttacaatagCAGTAAAATTCTTCCATTTATTTAACTAGTCGAAAAGTTGTCAGAATACGGAAGCGTACGATAaataaatgtaaatatttttttatagtataGTATTAATTATATTGTAATGATTAAATATGGACCGTTAGATTTGATGATATGAGTTAGAGTGGGACCCAAAAAAGTTTAAGATGTAAAGTAGCTGTCCACAGCTGAGCACATAG
This region includes:
- the LOC125876022 gene encoding putative clathrin assembly protein At5g35200, with translation MSGGGTQNSLRKTLGSLKDTTTVSLAKINSSYKELDIAIVKATNHVEHPAKEKYIRAIFSAISATRPRADVAYCIHALARRLSKTHNWAVALKTLIVIHRALREVDPTFHEELINYGRSRNRMLNMAHFKDDSSPNAWDYSAWVRSYALFLEERLECFRVLNYDVETDRPRTKDLDTPELLEQLPALQQLLYRINGCQPQGASAHNFVIQLALSMVATESIKIYNAISDGTVNLVDKFFEMQRNDALRSLDIYRRAGQQAEALSEFYEICKNIDAGRGQKFIKIEQPPASFLQAMEEYVRDAPRASTVRKDSEPKVILAIEYKKDPEVKDAGSRSPPPPEPEKEPEPKPEPVKTEAPPAEPADLLSMDDPSPAAAELDEKNSLALAIIPVGSTYPPTSTGSNLTNGTSGWELALVEAPSSNESATTASKLGGGLDKLTLDSLYDDAMRQTNQNVSYNPWEPAPAVAPMMQNVGYDPFYRSNMVAAPTNVQMAAMANQQQAFMLQQQQQQQQQHHMMMTTPQQQQTANPFANPYGAAANPYGPGMHVQTAYNPYTGLI